The following is a genomic window from Meiothermus sp. QL-1.
GCGGCCAACTCCGTTGCCCTATGCCGGGATGTGCGCCCCTACGCCGAGACCATCCGGAGGGCCCTTCTGGCCCACCGCTCGCAGGTGGGGCCGGAGGAAGATTTCCCAAAGGTTTTGGAGGCGTGGCCAGGGGTTTTAGAGGAGGAGTGTTTCGTGCTCGGGGGGCTGAGGGGGCGCTGTCCGAGGATGCCGCTGGGGGACCTGCTGGAAGGGCTCGAGTAGCCCCTAGGGCCGAGAGCGGTTTCGCCGAATGCGCCAGCCCAGGTAGCCCACCGCCACCAGGCGCAGGAGCATGGAGGCCAGAATGGGCAGATGGTAGGGGCTGGGCTGGGCCTGCAGGCTGCCCAGGAATCCACCCAGCAGCGATCCCAGGATGCTGCCCAGGGCGTAGGCCATCCAGTACCAGGCCAGGTAGAGGTTGCGTTTTTCAGGGGGAGCGCTTTGCAGGGCCACGTTGGTGAGAGCGGTGTTGATACCCCCCCAGGCAAAAGCATCGCCCACGGCCGCCAGCCAGATGGTCTCCAGCCTTCCGGGGCCACCCAGGAGCCACAGGGGTGGCAGCACGGCGGCGGCTATGCCACTGCAAAGAAAGAGCACCTGCCAGTGCCCGATTCGGTCGGCCAGGCGGCCCCACAGGGGGCTCAGCACCAGGCTGCAGCCGGCTGCAATCAGCGTCCAGAGGCCAAGCTGGGTGAAACTCATGCGGGCGTGCTCCAGAAATAGGGGAAAAACAAAGGGCCCTCCCACGCTTACCGCGCCCAGGAAGAGGCCCACGAACCCCAGGTACCCGCGGAAGCGCCGGTCGGCCAGGGGCTTTACGAAGGCGCCAAGGCTTGGGGGATGGTTCTGGGCGGGG
Proteins encoded in this region:
- a CDS encoding MFS transporter — its product is MTPPKGEPQRSQRLAIWEGMLAILFINWSTGMVMTGYALWLGAPPVALALLGALPMMGQMAAPLALFFRGSRKELSANLSVFGRGLLLLALFVPLMPEPWRVPTLLLVAALSQLILAPVSVLWTSWMADLVPEAVRGRYFGLRNGVLGLVGTLGNLAAGSLIDALGKPWGFLLVILVAVLAGIAATFVLRMQHEPPAQNHPPSLGAFVKPLADRRFRGYLGFVGLFLGAVSVGGPFVFPLFLEHARMSFTQLGLWTLIAAGCSLVLSPLWGRLADRIGHWQVLFLCSGIAAAVLPPLWLLGGPGRLETIWLAAVGDAFAWGGINTALTNVALQSAPPEKRNLYLAWYWMAYALGSILGSLLGGFLGSLQAQPSPYHLPILASMLLRLVAVGYLGWRIRRNRSRP